In one Caballeronia sp. M1242 genomic region, the following are encoded:
- a CDS encoding nucleobase:cation symporter-2 family protein, whose translation MAQTHHPVDEVLPLGQMLAVGIQHVLVMYAGAIAVPLIIGAALKLPKDQVAFLISSDLFACGVVTLIQCIGIWKFGIRLPVIMGVSFAPVGPMVAMASSGAGLPAIFGATIAAGVFAIVIAPFFGRLMRFFPPIVTGTIILTIGMTLFPVAINWAGGGHGAPHFGEPKNLMIASIVLLAILLINKYLKGFVANISVLLGMAIGFLVALPMGLVNFSGVGRAAWFAPVRPFAFGLPTFDIAAIASLCLVMIVIMVESLGMFLALGDLAMRPVTRADATRGLRTDGLGTVIGGVFNTFPHSSFSQNIGLVGITGVKSRWVVAVSGVILMLLGLLPKLSNLIASIPVVVLGGAGIAMFGMVAATGVKILSKVDYENKNNLLIIAISLGVGVIPLAAPTFFAQMPAWAGPLTHSGITLAAIFAICLNALFNRRQSADTVQRDIAADMPLSLRQSDEARMRPRE comes from the coding sequence ATGGCCCAAACCCATCATCCCGTCGACGAAGTGCTGCCCCTCGGACAGATGCTCGCCGTCGGCATACAGCACGTGCTCGTCATGTATGCGGGCGCCATTGCCGTGCCGCTCATCATCGGCGCGGCGCTCAAGCTGCCGAAGGATCAAGTCGCGTTTCTGATCAGTTCGGACCTCTTCGCATGCGGCGTCGTCACGCTGATTCAGTGCATCGGCATCTGGAAGTTCGGCATCCGGCTGCCCGTCATCATGGGCGTCAGCTTTGCGCCGGTCGGGCCGATGGTCGCGATGGCTTCGTCGGGCGCGGGACTGCCCGCCATTTTCGGCGCGACCATCGCGGCGGGCGTGTTCGCCATCGTCATCGCGCCGTTCTTCGGGCGGCTGATGCGGTTCTTCCCGCCTATCGTGACCGGCACGATCATCCTGACCATCGGCATGACGCTATTTCCCGTCGCGATCAACTGGGCAGGCGGCGGACATGGCGCGCCGCATTTCGGCGAGCCGAAGAACCTGATGATCGCAAGCATCGTGCTGCTCGCCATTCTGCTCATCAACAAGTATCTGAAGGGCTTTGTCGCCAACATCTCGGTGCTGCTCGGCATGGCGATCGGCTTTCTCGTCGCGTTGCCGATGGGCCTCGTGAACTTCTCGGGCGTCGGGCGTGCCGCGTGGTTCGCGCCGGTGCGGCCGTTCGCGTTCGGCTTGCCGACCTTCGACATCGCGGCGATTGCGTCCTTGTGCCTCGTGATGATCGTCATCATGGTCGAATCGCTCGGCATGTTCCTCGCGCTCGGCGATCTCGCGATGCGCCCCGTCACGCGCGCCGATGCCACGCGCGGCCTTCGCACGGACGGACTCGGCACTGTGATCGGCGGCGTGTTCAACACGTTTCCGCATTCGTCGTTTTCGCAGAATATCGGGCTCGTCGGCATTACCGGCGTGAAAAGCCGCTGGGTCGTCGCGGTATCGGGCGTTATCCTGATGCTGCTCGGGCTATTGCCGAAGCTCTCCAATCTGATTGCGTCGATACCGGTCGTCGTATTGGGCGGCGCGGGCATCGCGATGTTCGGCATGGTCGCGGCCACCGGCGTCAAGATCCTCAGCAAAGTGGATTATGAAAACAAGAACAACCTGCTCATCATTGCCATCAGTCTCGGCGTCGGCGTCATCCCGCTCGCGGCGCCGACGTTCTTCGCGCAGATGCCCGCGTGGGCCGGCCCGCTCACGCATAGCGGCATCACGCTTGCCGCGATCTTCGCGATCTGTTTGAACGCGCTGTTCAATCGCAGACAATCTGCGGACACCGTGCAGCGCGACATTGCAGCCGACATGCCGCTGAGTCTGCGGCAAAGCGATGAAGCCCGCATGCGCCCGCGCGAATGA
- a CDS encoding STAS domain-containing protein — protein MDRIPILTMGKLLLVTIQVDMHDRLALALQDDLTSRIVKDGAKGVLIDISSLDVVDSFIGRMIGNTAAMARVLDAETVVVGMQPSVAITLVELGLTLSGVRTALNVEKGMALLTGGGAV, from the coding sequence ATGGATCGCATTCCAATTCTCACGATGGGCAAGCTGCTGCTCGTCACCATTCAAGTGGACATGCACGACCGCCTGGCGCTCGCGCTGCAGGACGATCTGACGAGCCGCATCGTGAAAGACGGCGCGAAGGGCGTGCTGATCGACATTTCGTCGCTCGACGTGGTGGATTCGTTCATCGGCAGGATGATCGGCAACACGGCGGCGATGGCGCGGGTGCTGGATGCAGAGACGGTCGTCGTCGGCATGCAGCCGTCAGTCGCGATCACGCTCGTGGAACTCGGGCTCACGCTCTCGGGCGTGCGCACGGCGCTCAATGTGGAAAAAGGCATGGCGCTGCTTACCGGGGGCGGCGCGGTCTGA
- a CDS encoding ATP-binding protein, with translation MTLPLYSMQIDGEHDIVAARRKARDASAALGFSAQDQTRISTSVLEAARTVLTAGARARADFVVDDATYPPRFVVRFLACASAGERLRAMKNDDSQAALGLLAAQRLMDQCAIADEVGGGTAISLAKTLPDNAPVEASAVQAISATLSRQDSEDSTAELARQNRELIGALADLRERQEELTRLTRELEDTNRGVVALYAELDARADHLRRADESKSRFLSNMSHEFRTPLSSIRALSKLLLERIDGDLTEEQEKQVRFIRKAAEDLSETVDDLLDLAKIEAGKIEVRATEFEVDTLFSALRGMLRPLTPGGAVELVFESCEGLPPIRTDEAKVAQVLRNFVSNALKFTERGEVRVSASYDEVRRLITFAVKDTGIGIAPEHQHVVFEEFGQVENRLQQYVKGTGLGLPLCRKLCKLLGGDVSLESELGRGSTFIATIPAEYGAPDSMQAAHGDARPMVLVVASNPIERLDCEAALKASPYRTVSAATLDEASRALARTPPAALLLAVRPAASEAWIWLAALRAQAATRNVPVVVLGEAEDRNEAEALGAAAFIQKPISGGELAGVLDMVSKAMEALRRGEGLAT, from the coding sequence ATGACGCTTCCGCTCTACTCGATGCAGATCGACGGCGAGCACGACATTGTCGCGGCTCGCCGCAAGGCGCGCGACGCGAGCGCCGCGCTCGGCTTCTCGGCGCAGGACCAGACGCGCATTTCGACCTCGGTGCTCGAAGCCGCGCGCACGGTGCTCACCGCCGGCGCGCGGGCGCGGGCGGATTTCGTGGTCGACGACGCGACGTATCCGCCGCGCTTCGTCGTGCGATTTCTGGCGTGCGCGAGCGCGGGCGAGCGGCTTCGCGCGATGAAGAACGACGACTCGCAAGCCGCGCTCGGCCTGCTCGCCGCGCAGCGTCTGATGGACCAATGCGCGATCGCCGACGAAGTTGGCGGCGGCACGGCCATTTCGCTCGCGAAGACGCTGCCCGACAACGCGCCTGTCGAGGCAAGCGCGGTGCAGGCCATATCGGCGACGCTGTCGCGCCAGGACAGCGAAGATTCGACGGCGGAACTCGCGCGTCAAAACCGCGAGCTGATCGGCGCGCTCGCCGACTTGCGCGAGCGCCAGGAAGAACTCACGCGCCTCACGCGCGAACTCGAAGACACGAATCGCGGCGTCGTCGCGCTGTACGCCGAACTCGACGCGCGCGCCGATCATCTGCGCCGCGCGGATGAGTCGAAATCGCGCTTCCTGTCGAACATGAGCCATGAATTCCGCACGCCGCTTTCGTCGATTCGCGCGCTGTCCAAGCTGCTGCTCGAACGTATCGACGGCGATCTGACGGAGGAGCAGGAAAAGCAGGTGCGCTTCATCCGCAAGGCGGCGGAAGATCTCTCCGAAACGGTCGACGATCTGCTCGACCTCGCGAAGATCGAAGCCGGAAAGATCGAAGTGCGCGCCACGGAATTCGAGGTCGACACGCTTTTTTCGGCGCTGCGCGGCATGCTGCGCCCGCTCACGCCGGGCGGCGCGGTCGAACTCGTCTTCGAATCGTGCGAAGGGCTTCCGCCCATTCGCACCGACGAAGCCAAGGTCGCGCAGGTGCTGCGCAACTTCGTGTCGAACGCGCTCAAGTTCACCGAGCGGGGCGAGGTGCGCGTGTCGGCGAGTTATGACGAAGTGCGGCGCCTCATCACGTTCGCGGTGAAGGACACGGGCATCGGCATCGCGCCCGAGCACCAGCACGTCGTCTTCGAAGAATTCGGACAGGTCGAGAACCGGCTCCAGCAATACGTGAAGGGCACGGGACTCGGCCTGCCGCTGTGCAGAAAGCTCTGCAAGCTGCTCGGCGGCGATGTCTCGCTCGAGAGCGAACTCGGACGCGGCTCCACGTTCATTGCGACGATACCGGCCGAATACGGCGCGCCGGACAGCATGCAAGCCGCGCACGGCGACGCGCGTCCGATGGTGCTCGTCGTCGCGAGCAATCCAATCGAGCGGCTCGACTGCGAGGCCGCGCTCAAGGCTTCGCCGTATCGCACGGTGAGCGCCGCGACGCTCGACGAAGCGAGCCGCGCGCTCGCGCGCACGCCACCCGCCGCGCTGCTGCTCGCGGTGCGGCCCGCGGCGTCAGAAGCGTGGATCTGGCTCGCCGCATTGCGCGCGCAGGCAGCGACGCGCAATGTGCCGGTCGTGGTGCTCGGCGAGGCCGAGGATCGCAACGAGGCAGAGGCGCTCGGCGCGGCGGCATTCATCCAGAAGCCGATCTCCGGCGGAGAACTGGCCGGCGTGCTGGACATGGTGTCGAAGGCGATGGAGGCCTTGCGTCGCGGGGAAGGGTTGGCGACATGA
- a CDS encoding phasin family protein, with the protein MFQYPGLIAYQMPSIASANLQAFLNASERFANGLHALTELNVQTVRTVIEESTSLLRTGDETSPGEVLSWQSVMLAQLPQKAASYGQHVLSIITSTEADILGEVRSQYERNGITLKGLFDSGAQAAQETTESTSLIVTNLAETTSDAAANTSGVILDASGEIANEAASESVDETKQLVLPAEEAQSAPVKPPRSSSRRQG; encoded by the coding sequence ATGTTTCAGTATCCCGGTCTCATCGCTTATCAAATGCCGTCGATCGCAAGCGCCAATCTTCAGGCGTTTCTCAACGCGAGCGAGCGGTTCGCGAACGGCCTGCATGCGCTGACAGAACTGAATGTTCAGACGGTGCGCACGGTCATCGAGGAAAGCACTTCACTGCTGCGCACTGGCGACGAGACGAGCCCCGGCGAAGTGTTGAGCTGGCAGTCGGTGATGCTCGCGCAGTTGCCGCAGAAGGCGGCTTCGTATGGACAGCATGTGCTGTCGATCATCACGTCGACCGAAGCGGACATTCTCGGCGAAGTGCGCAGTCAGTATGAGCGCAACGGCATCACGCTGAAGGGCCTGTTCGATAGCGGCGCGCAAGCTGCGCAGGAGACGACGGAATCGACGAGCCTCATCGTGACCAATCTCGCCGAAACAACGAGCGATGCAGCGGCGAACACGAGCGGCGTAATCCTCGATGCAAGCGGCGAGATCGCAAACGAAGCGGCCAGCGAGTCCGTCGACGAAACCAAGCAACTGGTTCTGCCCGCGGAAGAAGCGCAGAGCGCGCCGGTGAAGCCGCCGCGTTCGTCGTCGCGTCGTCAAGGCTAA
- a CDS encoding ATP-binding SpoIIE family protein phosphatase has translation METVLKESMAAQQRHEIAEASQIAFARRSIGELARGLGFNETVAGELAIVVTECGTNLLKHAGSGELLVRPLLDAGDRYGIEILSVDSGPGIHDLYRCFEDGYTTAGSPGNGMGAIRRLSGELDIWSRPQQGTVMRVVCWNRAAAPAAGSIGAARVTYGVVNLPLPSETVCGDAWSCSAGENGFTVLVADGLGHGPLANVAAVEAARVLGCHGDAPLERIMELANEALRPTRGAAVGIARMPVLANAASASGAKVAFTGIGNIAASVWTEDSHRHLVSHSGIVGHGARRVQQFDVPYPPNALVVLHSDGIGSRWDLARYPGLSARHPALVAAVLYRDFSRGRDDVTVFVARAAGSA, from the coding sequence ATGGAAACCGTTCTGAAGGAATCGATGGCCGCGCAACAGCGCCACGAGATCGCGGAGGCGAGCCAGATCGCCTTCGCCCGACGCTCGATCGGCGAACTGGCGCGCGGGCTCGGTTTCAACGAGACAGTCGCGGGCGAGCTCGCGATTGTCGTCACCGAATGCGGCACCAATCTTCTCAAACATGCGGGCAGCGGCGAGCTGCTCGTGCGTCCGCTGCTGGATGCGGGCGACCGTTACGGCATCGAGATTCTGTCCGTCGATAGCGGCCCCGGCATCCACGATCTTTACCGCTGCTTCGAGGACGGCTACACGACGGCGGGCAGTCCCGGCAACGGCATGGGCGCGATCCGGCGTCTGTCTGGCGAGCTCGATATCTGGAGCAGGCCGCAGCAAGGCACGGTGATGCGCGTCGTCTGCTGGAACCGCGCGGCCGCGCCTGCCGCCGGGTCCATCGGTGCGGCGCGCGTCACCTACGGCGTCGTGAACCTGCCGCTTCCGAGCGAGACCGTCTGCGGCGACGCGTGGTCCTGTAGCGCGGGCGAGAACGGCTTTACCGTGCTCGTCGCGGACGGCCTGGGTCACGGGCCGCTCGCGAACGTCGCGGCGGTCGAAGCGGCGCGCGTGCTCGGCTGCCACGGCGACGCGCCGCTCGAACGCATCATGGAGCTTGCGAACGAAGCCTTGCGCCCGACGCGCGGAGCGGCGGTCGGCATCGCGCGCATGCCGGTGCTTGCAAATGCCGCGTCGGCGAGCGGCGCGAAGGTCGCGTTCACCGGCATCGGCAATATCGCGGCGAGCGTGTGGACGGAGGATTCGCACCGGCATCTGGTGTCGCACAGCGGCATCGTCGGGCACGGGGCGCGACGCGTGCAGCAATTCGACGTGCCGTATCCGCCGAACGCGCTCGTCGTGCTGCATTCGGATGGAATCGGTTCGCGCTGGGATCTCGCGCGCTATCCGGGCCTGAGCGCGCGGCATCCGGCGCTCGTCGCGGCGGTGCTGTACCGCGATTTCTCGCGTGGCCGCGACGACGTCACCGTGTTCGTCGCCCGCGCGGCCGGGAGCGCGTGA
- a CDS encoding response regulator → MKSDWTEVLILNVDDNDGARYAKTRILSRAGFNVIEAGTGTAALERVRAESPDLVLLDVKLPDINGLEVCRQIKASAETAGTLVLQTSAAAVHSMDRIRGLEGGADSYLTEPVEPAELIAHVRALLRVRLAENALRESEERFRQLAENIDDVFWMLDPAANRLLYVSPAYARLWNSGDGAPTPEPGPDHWSGEIHPLDREHVAAAYRQLLGSGAPYQVEYRIPRAHGEARWVSERASLVRDAQGRPARIAGIVNDISERKAAEMLLRDADRRKDEFLAMLAHELRNPLAPIRNAVDLLDPDRAPSAQNFSTVRSIIDRQVRHLSRLVDDLLDVARITQGKITLRREVVDIAAAVEAAIETTQPALDRKRHRLTTKLSDAPLFIIGDSVRIAQVFGNLLSNASKYSVEEGEVAIETEQVGDEVRITVRDKGIGIAADMLPHIFDLFVQSETSLERSEGGLGIGLPLAKTLVELQGGRIDAHSAGPHQGSEFVVWLPLAKGAEVAPRAVEREPASVSGGMRVLLVDDSVDAATAMSLLLEADGFDVRTAHDANTALAISDSFAPQIILLDIGLPGMDGYTLAAEMRSRPATKDALMLAVTGYGQANDRQRSREAGFDHHLVKPVAFAEILKAVQGRFGG, encoded by the coding sequence ATGAAAAGCGACTGGACCGAGGTGCTGATCCTCAACGTCGACGACAACGACGGCGCGCGCTACGCAAAGACGCGCATTCTGTCGCGTGCCGGATTCAACGTGATCGAGGCGGGAACCGGCACCGCCGCGCTGGAGCGCGTGCGCGCGGAATCGCCGGATCTCGTGCTGCTCGACGTGAAGCTGCCCGATATCAACGGCCTCGAAGTGTGCCGGCAGATCAAGGCGTCGGCGGAAACGGCGGGAACGCTCGTGCTGCAAACGTCGGCGGCGGCGGTCCATAGCATGGATCGCATTCGCGGTCTGGAAGGCGGCGCGGACAGCTATTTGACGGAACCGGTCGAGCCTGCCGAACTGATCGCGCACGTGCGCGCGCTGCTGCGCGTGCGGCTCGCGGAAAACGCGCTGCGCGAGAGCGAGGAGCGGTTTCGCCAGCTTGCGGAGAATATCGACGACGTCTTCTGGATGCTCGATCCTGCCGCGAATCGCCTGCTCTATGTGAGCCCCGCCTACGCGCGGCTGTGGAATTCCGGCGATGGCGCGCCGACGCCCGAACCCGGCCCGGATCACTGGTCGGGCGAGATTCATCCGCTGGACCGGGAGCATGTCGCGGCGGCGTACCGACAGTTGCTCGGGAGCGGCGCGCCGTATCAGGTCGAATATCGTATTCCGCGCGCGCATGGCGAAGCGCGGTGGGTGTCCGAGCGTGCGTCGCTCGTACGCGATGCGCAGGGGCGGCCGGCGCGTATCGCGGGCATCGTCAACGACATCTCAGAGCGCAAGGCCGCGGAGATGCTGTTACGCGACGCCGACCGTCGCAAGGACGAGTTCCTGGCGATGCTCGCGCACGAGCTGCGCAATCCGCTCGCGCCGATTCGCAATGCCGTGGACCTGCTCGACCCCGACCGCGCGCCCTCGGCGCAGAACTTTTCGACGGTGCGTTCGATCATCGACCGGCAGGTGCGGCACCTGAGCCGTCTCGTCGACGATCTGCTCGACGTCGCGCGCATCACGCAGGGCAAGATCACGCTGCGGCGCGAAGTGGTGGATATCGCGGCGGCGGTGGAAGCGGCGATCGAAACGACGCAGCCCGCGCTCGACAGGAAGCGTCACCGGCTCACGACCAAGCTCTCGGATGCGCCGCTCTTCATCATCGGCGACAGCGTGCGGATCGCGCAGGTGTTCGGCAATCTGCTGTCGAACGCGTCGAAGTACAGCGTCGAAGAAGGCGAAGTCGCTATCGAGACGGAGCAGGTCGGCGACGAAGTGCGCATCACCGTGCGCGACAAGGGCATCGGCATCGCGGCGGACATGCTGCCGCATATCTTCGATCTGTTCGTACAGTCGGAAACGTCGCTCGAACGCTCGGAAGGCGGGCTCGGCATCGGCTTGCCGCTGGCGAAGACGCTCGTCGAACTGCAGGGCGGACGTATCGACGCGCATTCGGCCGGGCCGCATCAGGGCAGCGAGTTCGTCGTGTGGCTGCCGCTCGCGAAGGGAGCGGAAGTCGCGCCGCGTGCGGTGGAGCGCGAGCCGGCGAGCGTGAGCGGCGGCATGCGCGTGCTGCTCGTCGATGACAGCGTGGATGCGGCAACGGCGATGTCCTTGTTGCTGGAAGCCGATGGCTTCGATGTGCGCACCGCGCATGACGCGAACACGGCGCTCGCCATCAGCGACAGCTTCGCGCCGCAGATCATCCTCCTCGATATCGGACTGCCGGGAATGGACGGCTACACGCTCGCGGCCGAGATGCGTTCGCGTCCTGCGACGAAGGATGCGCTGATGCTCGCGGTAACGGGCTATGGGCAGGCGAATGATCGGCAGCGATCGAGGGAGGCGGGCTTCGATCACCATCTGGTGAAGCCGGTGGCGTTCGCGGAGATTTTGAAGGCAGTGCAGGGGCGGTTTGGGGGGTGA
- a CDS encoding alpha/beta hydrolase, whose translation MIEALCVLLAAVALAYLFALAALYWLQGRLVYPLEQIQAFVDATLEEGTEVITLQTQDGLALKARYRAPPDAHAPTVLLFHGNGEDLTQRAHIALEMIEAGYGVLLAEYRGYGGNPGKPHEAGLYADARAAYAYARARSPSIVLHGYSLGSGVAVQLASEASVTALILEAPFTSIVDVAAARFRFFPVRALARDRYDNLSKISSIRAPILIYGGTRDFVVPPVHFQRLFEAARGDKHLAMIEDADHLDAWRNGGRTHVMQFLASLSARERQKTSDAT comes from the coding sequence ATGATCGAAGCACTATGCGTTCTACTGGCGGCCGTTGCTTTGGCGTATCTCTTCGCGCTCGCCGCGCTGTATTGGCTGCAAGGGCGGCTCGTGTATCCGTTGGAACAAATTCAGGCTTTCGTCGATGCGACGCTCGAAGAGGGCACCGAAGTGATCACGCTGCAAACGCAAGACGGCCTCGCGCTGAAGGCGCGTTATCGCGCGCCGCCCGACGCCCACGCGCCGACGGTGCTGCTTTTTCACGGCAACGGAGAAGACCTGACGCAACGCGCGCACATTGCGCTCGAGATGATCGAAGCCGGCTACGGCGTGCTGCTGGCCGAATACCGCGGCTATGGCGGCAATCCCGGCAAGCCGCACGAGGCCGGGCTTTATGCCGACGCGCGCGCCGCTTACGCCTACGCTCGCGCGCGTTCCCCATCTATCGTGCTGCACGGCTATTCGCTGGGATCGGGCGTAGCCGTCCAACTCGCGAGCGAAGCGAGCGTGACCGCGCTCATACTGGAAGCGCCTTTCACCAGCATCGTGGATGTGGCGGCCGCGCGCTTTCGCTTCTTTCCGGTCCGGGCGCTCGCACGCGACCGCTATGACAACCTCTCGAAGATCTCTTCAATACGCGCGCCTATCCTCATCTACGGCGGAACGCGGGACTTCGTGGTGCCGCCTGTTCACTTTCAGCGTCTTTTCGAAGCAGCGCGCGGCGACAAACATCTGGCGATGATCGAAGACGCCGACCATCTCGATGCATGGCGCAACGGCGGGCGCACACACGTCATGCAGTTTCTGGCCTCTCTGAGCGCGCGCGAACGGCAGAAAACCTCCGACGCAACGTGA
- a CDS encoding anti-sigma regulatory factor, with protein sequence MITFDSSAARAASSPAETLPIRSDEQIVRLRQFVREKAVAQGLSLIDQTKFVTAASELARNTLIYGGGGDVHCTIVERNGRRGLKLEFVDNGPGIPDIARALSDGYTSGSGLGLGLGGAKRLCDEFDIRSAPGEGTHVSITKWKPF encoded by the coding sequence ATGATCACCTTCGATTCCTCGGCAGCGCGCGCTGCCTCTTCACCGGCCGAGACGCTGCCGATCCGCTCGGACGAGCAGATCGTGCGGCTGCGCCAGTTCGTGCGCGAGAAGGCGGTGGCGCAGGGCTTGTCGCTCATCGATCAGACCAAGTTCGTGACGGCGGCGAGCGAACTGGCACGCAACACGCTCATCTACGGTGGCGGCGGCGACGTGCATTGCACGATCGTCGAGCGCAATGGCCGCCGTGGCCTCAAACTCGAATTCGTCGACAACGGGCCCGGCATTCCCGACATCGCCCGCGCGCTCTCGGACGGCTACACGTCCGGCAGCGGGCTGGGACTAGGTCTCGGCGGCGCCAAACGCCTGTGCGACGAGTTCGATATCCGCTCTGCGCCGGGTGAAGGTACGCACGTCTCGATCACGAAATGGAAACCGTTCTGA
- a CDS encoding exodeoxyribonuclease III → MKIATFNINGIRSRLDALLAWLEREAPDVVCLQELKATDAQFPISAIQAAGYGAVWHGQASWNGVAILARDAEPVLSRRGLPGNEDDTHSRYIEAAVHGILIGCLYLPNGNPQPGPKFDYKLAWMERFNAHAKTLFDSGHPVVLAGDYNVVPTDEDIYNTRSWLKDALLQPESRAAFAKLLAQGWTDALRKKHPDERIYTFWDYFRQHWQTNSGLRIDHILLSKDLAPRLQDAGVDTWVRGEPHASDHAPAWVVLKEPRAKKKAAE, encoded by the coding sequence ATGAAAATCGCGACCTTCAACATCAACGGCATACGCTCGCGTCTCGACGCCTTGCTCGCTTGGCTCGAACGCGAAGCGCCGGATGTCGTCTGCTTGCAGGAACTCAAGGCGACCGACGCGCAGTTCCCCATTTCCGCCATACAGGCTGCCGGTTATGGCGCGGTGTGGCACGGACAGGCATCGTGGAACGGCGTGGCGATACTGGCGAGAGACGCCGAGCCGGTTCTGAGCCGTCGCGGCTTGCCCGGCAACGAAGACGACACGCACAGCCGCTATATCGAAGCGGCGGTGCATGGCATCCTGATCGGCTGTCTTTATCTTCCCAACGGCAACCCGCAGCCGGGCCCGAAGTTCGACTACAAGCTCGCATGGATGGAGCGCTTCAACGCGCACGCCAAGACGCTTTTCGACAGCGGACATCCGGTGGTACTGGCGGGCGACTATAACGTCGTGCCGACCGACGAAGACATCTACAACACGCGCTCATGGCTCAAGGATGCGTTGCTTCAGCCGGAAAGCCGCGCGGCTTTCGCGAAGCTGCTCGCGCAGGGCTGGACGGATGCGCTGCGCAAGAAGCACCCCGATGAGCGCATCTATACCTTCTGGGATTATTTCCGCCAGCACTGGCAGACGAACTCGGGGCTGCGCATCGATCACATCTTGCTCAGCAAGGATCTCGCGCCACGGCTTCAGGATGCGGGCGTCGATACGTGGGTGCGCGGCGAGCCGCACGCGAGCGACCATGCGCCCGCGTGGGTCGTGTTGAAGGAGCCGCGTGCGAAGAAGAAGGCGGCCGAGTAA
- a CDS encoding STAS domain-containing protein, which produces MEMVGGTRLAQLFTSNQAELLAEWITQQHAIASRRGLVGEAELRNQFGQFISLLLGALAASDRVDFKASHWQEVRAFLADMSGQRARQGFSPVETAMFVFSLKQPLVARLRQQLATDPAALADLTWTVSSLFDELGLYTTEVFQASREQVIVRQQQELLELSTPVVQLWDGILALPLIGTLDSARTQVVMENLLQKIVETGAAIAIIDITGVPTVDTLVAQHLLKTVAAARLMGADCIISGIRPQIAQTIVHLGVNLSNVTTKASLAAAFIVALQRTGKSVTAAGAQDNATRNGAGGLHDSSLPE; this is translated from the coding sequence ATGGAAATGGTCGGCGGAACGCGACTCGCCCAACTCTTTACTTCGAACCAGGCGGAATTGCTCGCCGAGTGGATCACGCAGCAGCATGCCATCGCGTCGCGGCGCGGACTCGTCGGGGAAGCCGAGTTGCGCAATCAGTTCGGGCAGTTCATCTCGTTGCTGCTGGGCGCGCTCGCTGCGTCGGATCGCGTCGATTTCAAGGCGTCGCACTGGCAGGAAGTACGCGCGTTTCTCGCGGATATGTCGGGGCAGCGCGCCCGCCAGGGCTTTTCGCCGGTCGAAACCGCGATGTTCGTTTTCTCGCTGAAGCAACCGCTCGTCGCGCGTCTGCGTCAGCAACTCGCGACCGATCCCGCCGCGCTCGCGGATCTCACGTGGACCGTCAGCTCGCTCTTCGACGAACTCGGCCTCTACACCACCGAAGTGTTTCAGGCGAGCCGTGAGCAAGTGATCGTGCGCCAGCAGCAGGAACTGCTCGAATTGTCGACGCCCGTCGTGCAACTGTGGGACGGCATTCTCGCGCTGCCGCTCATCGGCACGCTGGACTCGGCGCGCACGCAAGTCGTGATGGAGAACCTGCTGCAGAAGATCGTGGAAACCGGCGCGGCCATCGCGATCATCGACATCACGGGCGTGCCGACCGTCGACACGCTCGTCGCGCAGCACCTGCTCAAGACGGTCGCGGCGGCGCGGCTCATGGGCGCGGACTGCATCATCAGCGGCATTCGTCCGCAGATCGCGCAGACCATCGTGCATCTGGGCGTGAACCTGTCGAACGTGACGACGAAGGCGTCGCTCGCGGCGGCGTTCATCGTCGCGCTGCAGCGCACCGGCAAGTCCGTGACGGCGGCGGGCGCGCAAGACAACGCCACGCGCAACGGCGCGGGCGGCTTGCACGATTCGTCGCTGCCGGAATGA